A window of Polaromonas hydrogenivorans contains these coding sequences:
- a CDS encoding DNA adenine methylase yields the protein MASPIIPWLGGKRRLADIIIPRFPPHSCYVEVFAGGAALYFLRQPADVEVINDVNGDVINLYRVVKNHLEEFVRQFKWALSSREVFKWTQATASETLTDIQRAARFYYLQHQAFGGRVQGQSWGTATTAPAVNLLRIEEQLSAAHLRLSSAYIERLDWKECMKRYDRPHSFFYLDPPYWETEGYGVPFAWAEYETMAVMMRELKGKAMLSINDHPDIRKCFEGFHIVEVPIKYTVGGGQGVDRIELIISSWDVAAEPAGPF from the coding sequence ATGGCTTCTCCCATCATTCCCTGGCTCGGCGGCAAGCGCCGCCTGGCCGACATCATCATTCCGCGCTTTCCGCCGCACAGCTGCTACGTCGAGGTGTTCGCCGGCGGCGCGGCGCTGTATTTCCTGCGCCAGCCCGCCGACGTCGAGGTCATCAACGATGTCAACGGCGACGTGATCAACCTGTACCGCGTCGTGAAAAACCACCTGGAGGAGTTCGTGCGCCAGTTCAAGTGGGCGCTGAGCAGCCGCGAGGTGTTCAAGTGGACGCAGGCCACGGCCAGCGAAACGCTGACCGACATCCAGCGCGCCGCCCGGTTTTACTACCTGCAGCACCAAGCGTTCGGCGGCCGGGTGCAGGGGCAAAGCTGGGGGACCGCCACCACGGCGCCGGCGGTCAACCTGCTGCGCATCGAGGAGCAGCTCAGCGCCGCGCACCTGCGCCTGTCGAGTGCCTACATCGAGCGCCTGGACTGGAAGGAGTGCATGAAACGCTACGACCGGCCGCACAGCTTTTTTTACCTGGACCCGCCGTACTGGGAGACCGAAGGCTATGGCGTGCCGTTTGCCTGGGCTGAATACGAAACCATGGCGGTGATGATGCGCGAGCTGAAAGGCAAGGCGATGCTGAGCATCAATGACCACCCGGACATCCGCAAGTGCTTCGAGGGCTTTCACATCGTCGAGGTGCCGATCAAGTACACCGTGGGCGGTGGGCAGGGCGTGGACCGGATCGAGCTGATCATCAGCAGCTGGGATGTGGCGGCCGAGCCGGCAGGGCCTTTTTAA
- a CDS encoding glycoside hydrolase family 108 protein encodes MDFDTAFVRLLGHEGGYVNDPRDPGGETNWGISKRSYPAVNIKALTKEAAQVIYLRDFWKPLGNAHAAVKYQVFDFAVNGGLPTGLRKLQAAVGVADDGHWGPVSAKALAALDVNDVLLRFNAQRLRYYASLSNWPVYGKGWTVRVAGNLDFAAMDN; translated from the coding sequence ATGGATTTCGATACTGCATTTGTCCGGTTGCTGGGCCATGAAGGCGGCTACGTCAATGATCCGCGTGACCCAGGCGGCGAGACAAACTGGGGTATCAGCAAGCGCAGCTACCCCGCTGTGAACATCAAGGCGCTAACCAAAGAGGCTGCACAGGTAATCTACTTGCGCGACTTCTGGAAGCCGCTGGGCAATGCGCACGCTGCCGTGAAATATCAGGTGTTTGATTTTGCCGTGAATGGCGGCCTGCCAACTGGACTGCGCAAGCTGCAGGCGGCCGTCGGCGTTGCCGATGACGGGCACTGGGGGCCGGTCAGCGCAAAGGCGCTGGCAGCGCTTGATGTCAATGACGTGCTGCTGCGCTTCAATGCCCAGCGCCTGCGCTACTACGCATCCCTCAGCAATTGGCCGGTCTATGGCAAAGGCTGGACCGTAAGGGTTGCGGGGAATCTTGACTTTGCTGCAATGGACAATTGA